Sequence from the Paenibacillus tundrae genome:
TAAAATGATGCCAAATCTATGATTCCTCTTCACCACCGGACTAAATATATCAGACTTCCACCTCGGCCGAAAGAAGATGAATTCCTTGTAACCGCCATAATTCTGCAAACAACTACAATTACCTATTTATATCGATAAAAGGTTACAGCCCATTAGGTTGAATTCAACTTGCTATAAATGGTAGAATTCAACAATCGGTTCTATTCGAACCGAAGAAAGGTGGTTTATAACTTGCATACACTTAGCAAACGAAATACCAAAACATGGGCTGCCCTTTTACTTAGCGGCATGCTCCTCTTCAGCATGAATACACCAAGCTATGCAGCAACTTCAACGGAAGCGCTGACCAAGCCTTTCTGGACTTCCTCATCTCTCATGCTCTCTGAAGTGAACGCTCAGGAAGACATTAGAATTAAGGAAATTCAAGCCGTACCCTCCAAAAATCTGGTGTACGTGCACTCTTATCAGCCTGTAACCAAAATCAACAGTAAAACGACGCTTGATTGGAATCTGGACTCACTCCAGGCACTGGATGCTACAACAGGTAAACTGAAGTGGAACGTTATTTTCCATGAGAAAAGTGGCCCTTATACTACATACTCCAATTCGTTGTACGCCGATAACGGAACAGCCTATGTATACATGGAATATTCCGATGGAACGAAAAAGGTATATTCCTACAATACGTCCGGAAAAACAAATTGGGTTAAAACGGTCAACGCGCCATCTAACTTATATCTAATGAATAACGGCACGTTAATGATCGCTTCCAGCACAGGGCCTCTATCGAACGGTTCTGTTCGTTCATCCATTTCACTTTATGACGCCAAGGGCAAGCTGATCACAGCGAAAACCATCAATGGTGCTGTGCTAAAAGCAGGTAATGACCGCATCGTTGTGGATGCCAGCAAGCAGACCAAAGTAGGCAACTACTGGCAGCAAGCGGCGAATCCGAAAGTGGAAATTTATGATCTCACGTTGAATCGTCTTTCCTTCTATCAATTCCCTGCGAACGCTAACACGATTGGAGACGGTGGCGGCGAATCTCTGGCTATCCTGGAGGACGGCTCAGTCATTATGCGTGCCAATTTCGAAAATACAGGCAATAAACTCATGGGCTTTGGTTCAGATGGTAAACTCGCTTGGGGTCGATCCATTGCCGGCAATGCTTTCGTGCAAACGGCAGGTAACGGATATACCGTGTTTACAGGCCAGAAGCTTGAGCTGTATACGATGAAAGGTAAGGTAACGGAGCGCATGTTCAAGGATCAGCAAGATGTATTAACTGTCGTTGATCATACACAGGATGGAAATTATAAAATTGTTTTTGCTAACACAGGATACATCCTTGATCCTACTACCTTGGAGAGCATTCACGAATATACATTTACCTCATCTCCTGAAGATATGAAGGGTTACTCCACCTATACGAATGATATGATTTATACCTTCAAGAACGAGACATTGTCCAAATATGTCCTGAACACAGCGAATAATTAATTCGTAAATGTTCATAAACATCTATTTTCGATCTGCTTCATTATAATGAAGTAATAGCTATTGTTTTTGCTTCATATCGATAAAACCAAAAATCCAGGAGAGTTCCAACCGGAACTTCCTGGATTTTCGCGTTTCGTTACCTTTAGATTCGTCGCTTTCAGATCACTACGACATTATTTCCAGTTCTCTTCAATGAATTCATCACGGCCAGATATCGCACGGTCTTCTTTATAATGCTTCTCGTTTTTCTTATGATAGTCTTGATGATAGTCCTCTGCCGGATAGAACACTGCTGCATCCCGAATCTCTGTTACAATCGGTTGATTGAAGCGACCGCTTGAAGCTACAGCCTGTTTGGACTGTTCGGCAAGCTCACGTTGGCGTTCATTATGCACAAAAATAGCCGTCCGGTACTGTGAACCTCGGTCCTGGAACTGCCCTCCATCATCGGTAGGATCAATCTGAGGCCAATATAGCTCCAGTAATCGTTCATAAGGGAATACCTCGGGATCAAAAGTGATTTCCACCACCTCGACATGCCCCGTCTCTCCCGTTTTGACCTGTTCATATGTTGGATTATCGACGTGACCGCCGGTATAGCCGGAAATGATACCATGTATGCCCGGTTGCTCTTCAAACGGTGTAACCATACACCAGAAACAACCTCCAGCAAATGTAGCTTTCTCCACTCCACCTCATCCTTTCTAATTAAGCAACACGCCCTAACAAAATTATAAGAAATACATCTATCGAAGTAAATATAATAACAAACAAGAGGTTGATGCAAATCCACTATTGTGGACTTCCATCAACCTCTTCGTAATCATCCGTTATATGATCGAGCCCTTGCGTTACCCACTACACCTTCAAGTGTGTTTGCAAGAATTCGCAGTATCTCGAATATCGTTACCCGCGGCTACGACCCATAGAACGGAAGATCAAGCTCACGATGGCTACCAGTACGATCGCACCGATTAATGCCGGTACGATGAAGAATCCGCCCATTTCTGGACCCATATCTCCCAGAATGACTCCACCTAACCATCCACCGATGAAACCAGCTACGATGTTACCAATTACACCGCCGGGAATGTCACGACCAACGATAAGTCCTGCCAACCATCCAATGATACCACCGATAATTAATGACCATAACCAACCCATATCATTCACCTCTAATTAAAAGTTTTTGTTGTTGTCTGTCTACTATTAACCGCTACGGAAGCATTTAAACACCTATACGAAATTTGTTGAATATTACCTTATTTCCATAACACTCATTTCTAGGCTGCTACCCACGACGGTATCGGATTCATTTTCGATATAACTTCCGGTAACTGATTACTTACACAGCAGAGCTGTTTTGTACCTCCCGAAAGTCATTGTATGTCTTACCAGACAACCTTAGTATAACCAATTGAGATTTATAATATTTTGGGCGTTATCCGATCATCATTCTCCAACAGGATACGGGCAGATCAATAAAATCCAGCACGTCCTTTTCCAGGCTGCGTCATCCAATTATGCTTGTGGCTCTTGTCCAACTCACCACGCATGGCTTGAATGATCTTCATCGTATCTACCTCTCCGTTCTGATGCCATTCCAATGCTGTACTAACATAAAGTTCTCCTAGCTGTGCGAGTGAAAAGGAATCCGTCAAACGCGCTGCTTCCTTCGTGCCTTCCTCACCAGCGAACACTGCGAAGCCCCGCTGCTGCAAATATTGCAGGCGAAGCGCCTCGTCTGGCATTGGAATCTCGTACGCTCGGTCGAAACGTCCGGCACGGTTCATCAGACCCGGATCTATTTTTTCTGGATAATTCGTTGTCCCAATTAAGAAAATCCCTTCTTTGGATGTAGCGCCATCCAGCGTGTTCAGGAAAAATGAACGCACCTCCTCCGGCATGGAATCAATATCCTCAATAATCAGCACCATCGGTGCTAAACGCTTCGCTGCGTCGAACACATCACGTACTGATTCACTATTTGTGTACTCCGTGATCTGCCAATAAGCGGCAGGCCCCGGAATGCTTCCCGCAATGGATTTCACCAGTGTCGTCTTACCGTTACCTGGATGGCCATAGAGGAGAATTCCACGTTTGTAAGGGATATCGTAATCCCGATAGAAGGAGCGATCCGCTTCGAAGAACTGATCCAGTGAGCGGAAAATATCTTGTTTGATCTGAGGCGATAATACCACCTCATCTCTGGTCACTGAACGAGTAATCGACTCTGAATGACGGTCACTGCCATTGCGCGCATCGGTGTACACCGTTACTTTTTTCATATTTTGCTGTCGTTCACGCTCACGTACACTGCCCAGGAATTGTTTCAGCTCTTCTTCGCCGATGGCAAAAACAAAGTCCTCGTTATATATCCCATTCTCCCGAAAGAAAGGGATACGCACAAGCGCCACGCCCCAGCTTGGATAAGCAAATACATTGTTGCGGATAGAGTAATGCACGCCGTAAGATGGTACATCTCCCTCGTCGTCATAATGTAATGTACGCAGCTCCAGATCATCGAAAATTCGAGCTACAATCTCTACTTCAGGATTATCCGTGCGTAGATCCTCTCTCAGCAGATCCCAATATTCGCTATTGGGATCATCGCTCGCAAACAGTTCGTAGCGAGTTCCGTATCGCTCATAGAGTGCCTGCGAAATGCCGCGAATGAGACGTGCATATGCTGAATATCCTTCAATTCGACCATCATTATGCTCATCAAAGGCATAGATCGCTCTCGGTGAATTCGTTTGCTTCACATGTTCCTTGTGTACTGTCATTATTTAGCTCCCTTCACAGCGGCAAGCGGTTTACATTTGGCGACAACTTGAGCCAACCCCGCGCCGGTAACACTATCAATAATTTCATCAACATTTTTATAAGCCTGTGGTGATTCATCAATAATCGATTCTAGTGAAGGCTGATTGACAACAATCTCATTCTCTGTACCTACACCCAGCGCGCGTTCAAAATCCGCCAAAGTGACTAGACGCTTCGTTGCATTACGTGAACGGATTCGTCCCGCACCATGACAAATGGAATAGAAGTTATCCGCTCCTTGCGGTTGACCAACCATGATATACGAAGCTGTGCCCATAGAGCCTGGAATCAGCGCAGGGTGTCCAGTCCCGAGATATGGCTTTGGATTATCAGGATGATGCGCTGGCAATGCACGTGTTGCCCCTTTGCGATGTACGAAGACCGAGCCTTGATCTGCATGGGATTCTTCCCAAGCATAGTTGTGCATCAGATCATACAGTGTACGGAATTCGCACTTGGATCCAAACACTTCACGGAAGGCTTCACGAATGGAGTAAGCAATCAAGTGACGATTCACCACAGCGTAGTTTAATGCGGAATACATCATATTCACGTAATGGCGTCCTTCGGCATGCTCCAGTGGAGCAAAGACTAGTCTTGGGTCAGATGTTCCGAGCCCGTTTCGTTGCATCATTTTGGCGATTGCTGCTGAACTGGTCTGGCTTATATGCCCTCCCCAAGTGCGGGAGCCGGAATGGATCATCACTACAATTTGTCCGTCAACTAACCCCCATGCTTCAGCAATATCACGATTCTCCTCGGCGATTTCAATCGCTTGTATTTCGGCAAAATGATTTCCTCCGCCCAACGTACCTAGCTGACGGTGGGAACG
This genomic interval carries:
- a CDS encoding PQQ-binding-like beta-propeller repeat protein; protein product: MHTLSKRNTKTWAALLLSGMLLFSMNTPSYAATSTEALTKPFWTSSSLMLSEVNAQEDIRIKEIQAVPSKNLVYVHSYQPVTKINSKTTLDWNLDSLQALDATTGKLKWNVIFHEKSGPYTTYSNSLYADNGTAYVYMEYSDGTKKVYSYNTSGKTNWVKTVNAPSNLYLMNNGTLMIASSTGPLSNGSVRSSISLYDAKGKLITAKTINGAVLKAGNDRIVVDASKQTKVGNYWQQAANPKVEIYDLTLNRLSFYQFPANANTIGDGGGESLAILEDGSVIMRANFENTGNKLMGFGSDGKLAWGRSIAGNAFVQTAGNGYTVFTGQKLELYTMKGKVTERMFKDQQDVLTVVDHTQDGNYKIVFANTGYILDPTTLESIHEYTFTSSPEDMKGYSTYTNDMIYTFKNETLSKYVLNTANN
- the msrA gene encoding peptide-methionine (S)-S-oxide reductase MsrA, with product MEKATFAGGCFWCMVTPFEEQPGIHGIISGYTGGHVDNPTYEQVKTGETGHVEVVEITFDPEVFPYERLLELYWPQIDPTDDGGQFQDRGSQYRTAIFVHNERQRELAEQSKQAVASSGRFNQPIVTEIRDAAVFYPAEDYHQDYHKKNEKHYKEDRAISGRDEFIEENWK
- a CDS encoding GlsB/YeaQ/YmgE family stress response membrane protein, whose translation is MGWLWSLIIGGIIGWLAGLIVGRDIPGGVIGNIVAGFIGGWLGGVILGDMGPEMGGFFIVPALIGAIVLVAIVSLIFRSMGRSRG
- a CDS encoding AAA family ATPase, with amino-acid sequence MTVHKEHVKQTNSPRAIYAFDEHNDGRIEGYSAYARLIRGISQALYERYGTRYELFASDDPNSEYWDLLREDLRTDNPEVEIVARIFDDLELRTLHYDDEGDVPSYGVHYSIRNNVFAYPSWGVALVRIPFFRENGIYNEDFVFAIGEEELKQFLGSVRERERQQNMKKVTVYTDARNGSDRHSESITRSVTRDEVVLSPQIKQDIFRSLDQFFEADRSFYRDYDIPYKRGILLYGHPGNGKTTLVKSIAGSIPGPAAYWQITEYTNSESVRDVFDAAKRLAPMVLIIEDIDSMPEEVRSFFLNTLDGATSKEGIFLIGTTNYPEKIDPGLMNRAGRFDRAYEIPMPDEALRLQYLQQRGFAVFAGEEGTKEAARLTDSFSLAQLGELYVSTALEWHQNGEVDTMKIIQAMRGELDKSHKHNWMTQPGKGRAGFY
- a CDS encoding RtcB family protein produces the protein MNTQPNLFADANDSLGGYRHEVKLPAGDLTVYAAQQLFSSLDYKVFEMANNNLQIPGISYMSYTPDVHVGVGTCIGTTAVWDATNGYVSPSIVGSDIGCGMRVHMTNLHKDDLKDVKLRRKLVKAIEKVLPMEANQRGHYSDIRLEHIVRKGLHGLPKKYIPDGYTPKKSTSITHVESSKFTFDEEVLNLVPDMTWHRSHRQLGTLGGGNHFAEIQAIEIAEENRDIAEAWGLVDGQIVVMIHSGSRTWGGHISQTSSAAIAKMMQRNGLGTSDPRLVFAPLEHAEGRHYVNMMYSALNYAVVNRHLIAYSIREAFREVFGSKCEFRTLYDLMHNYAWEESHADQGSVFVHRKGATRALPAHHPDNPKPYLGTGHPALIPGSMGTASYIMVGQPQGADNFYSICHGAGRIRSRNATKRLVTLADFERALGVGTENEIVVNQPSLESIIDESPQAYKNVDEIIDSVTGAGLAQVVAKCKPLAAVKGAK